In Sphaeramia orbicularis chromosome 3, fSphaOr1.1, whole genome shotgun sequence, a genomic segment contains:
- the tcf25 gene encoding ribosome quality control complex subunit TCF25 isoform X2, whose translation MSSRALRRLKGKQRGQEALDLGDLTLGPEEQAEGEEEQLDTANVTPPPNSSRKAKKNKAQKNFSNIYELIGDIDNEAEKISPDEDAGKPDGKTTKKKDNREMKKTDEKEEETTTKSSGDKVKKKKKKKKTKAASENGQDLAADDNIDLLLEKLEQSQGLSLQNEDCGGSDRRSVLHVEHRNLNPETELKRYFGARAVLGDQRPRHRNRQFHRSTWMTNPKDSWPRFSRPGISMSLLESKDGIQYFAFEHSREYQQVQFKFLDAVESMDPNNIVALLQLNPYHIDSLLQLSDVCRIQEDQEMARDLIERALYSFECAFHPLFSLTSGTCRLDYLRPENRAFYLALYKHMMFLEKRGCPRTALEYCRLILSLDPDSDPLCMLLLIDFLMLRSREYQSLLQLYQDWEEHKNLSQLPNFAFSTALCHFHLSQQEDMDLDESQKYRHKADQMLQNALIMFPGVLIPLLDLCSVQPDATVSSHAFFGPRSQIGQPPALAELTALYVGRTYNLWREAAVMLWLEECVKEVLRQVDASNPLVEDCQNKRKQRYQSAPRNIHRHVLLSEIKEATSNLPLEVTTQPVMGFDPLPPLDSVMSYTRPERQNVGASNESTLSLFFRSLLPNFNLQGGPRQEDDMEVARAGQELNQEVNRLMVAMRDMLANIRFQEPPREDNPYRDEEEWD comes from the exons ATGTCCTCGCGGGCTTTGAGGAGGCTAAAAGGTAAACAGCGGGGTCAGGAGGCCCTGGACCTCGGGGATCTAACTTTGGGTCCGGAGGAGCAGGCtgagggagaggaggagcagcTGGACACGGCTAACGTTACCCCACCGCCAAACAGCAGCCGAAAGGCAAAGAAGAACAAGGCTCAGAAAAACTTCAGCAATATTTATGAACTG atTGGTGATATTGACAATGAGGCAGAGAAAATCTCACCTGATGAAGACGCAGGGAAACCAGACggaaaaaccacaaaaaagaaagacaacagagaAATGAAAAAGACAGATGAAAAGGAAGAGGAAACAACTACAAAG TCATCTGGAgacaaagtgaagaagaagaagaaaaagaagaagacgaaagCAGCATCAGAAAATGGACAG GATCTGGCAGCTGATGACAACATTGATTTATTGTTGGAGAAACTGGAGCAGTCTCAGGGTCTAAGTTTGCAAAATGAAGATTGTGGAGGTTCAGACAGGAGATCTGTGCTACACGTGGAACACAG gAATCTAAACCCAGAGACGGAGCTTAAGAGATACTTTGGAGCTCGAGCTGTTCTTGGGGATCAACG aCCACGACACAGAAACAGACAGTTTCATCGTAGCACCTGGATGACCAATCCCAAGGACAGCTGGCCTCGCTTCAGCCGCCCAG GAATCTCAATGTCCTTATTGGAATCAAAGGATGGGATTCAGTACTTTGCATTTGAACACAGTCGGGAATACCAACAAGTACAGTTTAAGTTTCTGGATGCAGTGGAATCCATGGATCCCAACAACATTGTG GCCCTGCTGCAGCTGAACCCCTACCACATTGATTCCTTACTGCAGCTCTCTGATGTTTGCCGTATTCAGGAGGACCAGGAAATGGCCAGGGACCTCATTG agaGGGCCTTGTACAGTTTTGAGTGTGCTTTTCACCCATTATTCAGTCTGACCTCAGGAACCTGCAGACTTGATTATCTCAGACCAGAGAACag agcattttatTTGGCGCTCTACAAGCACATGATGTTTCTGGAGAAGCGGGGATGTCCACGGACAGCACTAGAGTACTGCAGACTAATCCTAAG TTTGGACCCAGACTCTGACCCACTTTGCATGCTGCTGCTCATTGATTTCCTGATGCTGCGTTCCAGAGAGTACCAGTCTCTCCTCCAGCTGTATCAGGACTGGGAG gAACACAAGAATCTCTCCCAGCTGCCAAACTTTGCCTTCTCCACTGCACTTTGTCATTTCCATCTCAGCCAGCAAGAAGATATGGATCTTGATGAAAGTCAGAAATACAGACACAAAGCTGATCAGATGCTGCAGAATGCTCTAATCATGTTCCCAGGAG ttttgatTCCTTTACTAGATCTGTGCTCGGTGCAACCTGATGCCACAGTCTCTTCACATGCCTTCTTTGGCCCAAGGAGTCAGATAGG GCAGCCTCCAGCTCTGGCTGAACTGACCGCTCTGTATGTGGGGAGGACCTATAATTTATGGAGGGAGGCCGCAGTAATGCTATGGCTGGAAGAGTGTGTGAAAGAGGTGTTGCGTCAAGTTGATGCCAGTAACCCTCTGGTGGAGGACTGCCAAAACAA AAGAAAGCAGAGGTACCAGAGTGCACCAAGGAACATCCATCGCCATGTTCTGCTGTCTGAAATCAAAGAAGCCACCTCCAACCTGCCTCTA GAGGTGACCACTCAGCCAGTGATGGGCTTTGACCCCCTGCCCCCACTCGACTCTGTGATGTCATACACTCGACCAGAGAG GCAGAATGTTGGAGCATCCAACGAAAGCACTTTGTCATTGTTTTTCCGGTCTTTGTTGCCGAACTTCAACCTTCAG gGCGGACCGAGGCAGGAGGATGATATGGAAGTAGCTCGAGCTGGTCAGGAGCTGAACCAGGAAGTGAATCGCCTGATGGTGGCAATGAGAGACATGTTGGCCAATATCAGGTTTCAAGAGCCCCCACGGGAGGACAACCCCTACAGGGATGAGGAGGAGTGGGACTGA
- the tcf25 gene encoding ribosome quality control complex subunit TCF25 isoform X1: protein MSSRALRRLKGKQRGQEALDLGDLTLGPEEQAEGEEEQLDTANVTPPPNSSRKAKKNKAQKNFSNIYELIGDIDNEAEKISPDEDAGKPDGKTTKKKDNREMKKTDEKEEETTTKSSSGDKVKKKKKKKKTKAASENGQDLAADDNIDLLLEKLEQSQGLSLQNEDCGGSDRRSVLHVEHRNLNPETELKRYFGARAVLGDQRPRHRNRQFHRSTWMTNPKDSWPRFSRPGISMSLLESKDGIQYFAFEHSREYQQVQFKFLDAVESMDPNNIVALLQLNPYHIDSLLQLSDVCRIQEDQEMARDLIERALYSFECAFHPLFSLTSGTCRLDYLRPENRAFYLALYKHMMFLEKRGCPRTALEYCRLILSLDPDSDPLCMLLLIDFLMLRSREYQSLLQLYQDWEEHKNLSQLPNFAFSTALCHFHLSQQEDMDLDESQKYRHKADQMLQNALIMFPGVLIPLLDLCSVQPDATVSSHAFFGPRSQIGQPPALAELTALYVGRTYNLWREAAVMLWLEECVKEVLRQVDASNPLVEDCQNKRKQRYQSAPRNIHRHVLLSEIKEATSNLPLEVTTQPVMGFDPLPPLDSVMSYTRPERQNVGASNESTLSLFFRSLLPNFNLQGGPRQEDDMEVARAGQELNQEVNRLMVAMRDMLANIRFQEPPREDNPYRDEEEWD, encoded by the exons ATGTCCTCGCGGGCTTTGAGGAGGCTAAAAGGTAAACAGCGGGGTCAGGAGGCCCTGGACCTCGGGGATCTAACTTTGGGTCCGGAGGAGCAGGCtgagggagaggaggagcagcTGGACACGGCTAACGTTACCCCACCGCCAAACAGCAGCCGAAAGGCAAAGAAGAACAAGGCTCAGAAAAACTTCAGCAATATTTATGAACTG atTGGTGATATTGACAATGAGGCAGAGAAAATCTCACCTGATGAAGACGCAGGGAAACCAGACggaaaaaccacaaaaaagaaagacaacagagaAATGAAAAAGACAGATGAAAAGGAAGAGGAAACAACTACAAAG TCATCATCTGGAgacaaagtgaagaagaagaagaaaaagaagaagacgaaagCAGCATCAGAAAATGGACAG GATCTGGCAGCTGATGACAACATTGATTTATTGTTGGAGAAACTGGAGCAGTCTCAGGGTCTAAGTTTGCAAAATGAAGATTGTGGAGGTTCAGACAGGAGATCTGTGCTACACGTGGAACACAG gAATCTAAACCCAGAGACGGAGCTTAAGAGATACTTTGGAGCTCGAGCTGTTCTTGGGGATCAACG aCCACGACACAGAAACAGACAGTTTCATCGTAGCACCTGGATGACCAATCCCAAGGACAGCTGGCCTCGCTTCAGCCGCCCAG GAATCTCAATGTCCTTATTGGAATCAAAGGATGGGATTCAGTACTTTGCATTTGAACACAGTCGGGAATACCAACAAGTACAGTTTAAGTTTCTGGATGCAGTGGAATCCATGGATCCCAACAACATTGTG GCCCTGCTGCAGCTGAACCCCTACCACATTGATTCCTTACTGCAGCTCTCTGATGTTTGCCGTATTCAGGAGGACCAGGAAATGGCCAGGGACCTCATTG agaGGGCCTTGTACAGTTTTGAGTGTGCTTTTCACCCATTATTCAGTCTGACCTCAGGAACCTGCAGACTTGATTATCTCAGACCAGAGAACag agcattttatTTGGCGCTCTACAAGCACATGATGTTTCTGGAGAAGCGGGGATGTCCACGGACAGCACTAGAGTACTGCAGACTAATCCTAAG TTTGGACCCAGACTCTGACCCACTTTGCATGCTGCTGCTCATTGATTTCCTGATGCTGCGTTCCAGAGAGTACCAGTCTCTCCTCCAGCTGTATCAGGACTGGGAG gAACACAAGAATCTCTCCCAGCTGCCAAACTTTGCCTTCTCCACTGCACTTTGTCATTTCCATCTCAGCCAGCAAGAAGATATGGATCTTGATGAAAGTCAGAAATACAGACACAAAGCTGATCAGATGCTGCAGAATGCTCTAATCATGTTCCCAGGAG ttttgatTCCTTTACTAGATCTGTGCTCGGTGCAACCTGATGCCACAGTCTCTTCACATGCCTTCTTTGGCCCAAGGAGTCAGATAGG GCAGCCTCCAGCTCTGGCTGAACTGACCGCTCTGTATGTGGGGAGGACCTATAATTTATGGAGGGAGGCCGCAGTAATGCTATGGCTGGAAGAGTGTGTGAAAGAGGTGTTGCGTCAAGTTGATGCCAGTAACCCTCTGGTGGAGGACTGCCAAAACAA AAGAAAGCAGAGGTACCAGAGTGCACCAAGGAACATCCATCGCCATGTTCTGCTGTCTGAAATCAAAGAAGCCACCTCCAACCTGCCTCTA GAGGTGACCACTCAGCCAGTGATGGGCTTTGACCCCCTGCCCCCACTCGACTCTGTGATGTCATACACTCGACCAGAGAG GCAGAATGTTGGAGCATCCAACGAAAGCACTTTGTCATTGTTTTTCCGGTCTTTGTTGCCGAACTTCAACCTTCAG gGCGGACCGAGGCAGGAGGATGATATGGAAGTAGCTCGAGCTGGTCAGGAGCTGAACCAGGAAGTGAATCGCCTGATGGTGGCAATGAGAGACATGTTGGCCAATATCAGGTTTCAAGAGCCCCCACGGGAGGACAACCCCTACAGGGATGAGGAGGAGTGGGACTGA